From the Synchiropus splendidus isolate RoL2022-P1 chromosome 3, RoL_Sspl_1.0, whole genome shotgun sequence genome, the window AGAGTGCAGACTTCAATACAagtaaaacattaaataaaaaatctagCAATATGTCTTATAGTATATGTTTTGCAACTGATAGGGTTGGAGAAGACCAGAATTGCGGGTAAGAATCATTTGTGTTTCTGGAAAAGCAAAAGTATTGTGTGCAAATGTAAGCGTGAAGCGTGTGTTTTATAGTTGCTTGCTGCTTGACCTGACACTTGCATCACATAACAATGCTATAGAAACAAAGCCAGCTTCGTCATGAGATCAGTAGCTAAAGGATCACTTTGTTGGTAAAGCCTGCTGTTCTCTGTGCTGATGATCCTGTCAAACACTATCTTTCTTTCATAGTGCTCTTATTGTAGTTAAGATAAACTCTTTGCTCTTGCTTGACACTAGGCAGCATATTTTCATCTGATGGTTTGATGATTTGAAGCAGTCTTAGTGATTTTGTTGTGACTTCCAGGTGACCAGGAAAGCTAATTCATTGGTGAGTGTGCCTGGTGTGCGCGCGTATGTGTGACTGTGTGCCACTGCTTAGTGTCCCGTTTGCATTGGTTCTGTGTGTCAGCTTTTGAGTGTGGCTAAGCTTCTTGACATGACGtcagaaaaatgttttatgtGTCACACAGGACCTGATGACATGTGTCAACCTAAAATTATAGTCAAAGCGAATAGTCAGGTTTGAAGTTATTCATTATTGGTTGTTTTTTCTGTATATACAACTACACCTCTGCCTCATGTAACGTCTCTGTTGCTCATTGTGTTTTGACTCTGAGGACTGAAAAAGAAGCAGCAACTGTTGGTTAGGCTCCTGAATCTAAAGCAGCTGTGTGGATAAACAAACAGGAAGCACTGGAGGGGGAAAATGAAAATTGCACATTTGTGTTTTCGTGTTCCCTCTTTATAAAGCAGATTGACATGTGCACGAACCAGACTTTTCTTTTTACACCGTAACACACGTTACGTCACTGTTTCCTGTCATGGTCGGCCTGTGGTGAATTCTATTTACTTGTCAGAACTTTCTTTTTGAGTAGTTCGACTGCAAGTCTATGTCATGCAGTGATGTCTGTTCTGATAGCATTAATTATATGTATTACATTGTCAATTTCAGTGACATAACTAAAACAAAATGCTCTAACTCCATAGTGAGTAACCAGTGACTCTTGCCATACACAAATCATCAATCATCTAATACATTTGACTGTTTGCACAGGAACAGAAAGAAATCaggtgtatttttatatttcatttgacGACCCAGTATTCAATGGATGCCCTGCCACACGCAGCCTGGGATCAACCTCAGAACAGCCTGGACAGATGTGTGGTTAAAAAGGGGCTAGTATGCCTGTGAATATTATCTATGGCCGCATCTTATctttcacactgaaaaaaattctttattttctttcgtttctctcctctctttaCTCCGCTATCTTGCAACAGGATAGCCTGGATGATGGGCTTTGCTACCAGGGGGATTCTGACTCTGAGCAGCTTCCCAATGCTTCGGCAAGTTTCTCCTTGTCTGTCCTGtactccctccatccatcatctgcaTGCTTTATCCTTTCATTCCTACCTGTCCCCTCTTGGTTCATATTTTCCTCTGGCACAAGTCACCGGAACCTTTACTGAGAATTTGTCATCacatttgtgtaaaaaaaatcaaaaataaaacccCCATCAAAAACTCAAATTATCTGACCATTATCTTCCTCATCCTTTTGCGGGTTATTGTGACTGTCTGactgatctttttttaaattgcctCAACATATTGTCAAATGTTACGCTTGTCCAGTTTTTGTCCAGCTACAATAGTAGTCTTCAGTTCTGCTTTTGCTCTCTGTGAGCTCACCGTACAAAACCCAGTGACTGAAACCAAatcacagaatatttttttattctgctaACTGTGTTGTGCTCCATGTAGAACCTCCCAGCTCTCAGATACGGGGCGCAGGTCAAAATGACACAGAATCAGGTTCCTCTGCTTCCTGGGGAGAACATCCAGACTTCTGGTGAGTTCATCGACTGAACTAGAACACCACTGAAACACTGCTTACTGACAGTCTGGTTTCACTTCTTAGATTTCAATGCTGTGTTGTCTTGAGTTGACATGAACAGGGAATCATGTGGGCAGAATGAAAGCAAAATGTCAGCGAGCTTGTCAAGCGATGATGTATTTAAATAACGGAAGATATAGATGATAATCTGTGGCAAATGTGCAGTGGGAGTCGATAAAATGCTGGTTGGATTTGTGTGATAACATTTTCATATCGTAATGGTGATGACATGCTGTCACTGTGTGTGATAGATAGCGGTCTCTCACACTGTCATTTACCCTACCTTTAATGAGTGACGGTAAGATCCATATTTAATGTCTTCATGTATGTGCTGTGTCTTGTTAATACGAGTTGTGAGTCAGTTGCAATACCCAAGTTTTAGAAAAGCAGTTGAATATCATGAGAGGAAAGTCTGTCTAAATTCCAAGCCATCACAAAATAAGAAAGGAATTTTGTTTAAACACACGTGTGGTGCTGAATGGCATTCATAGTCACATTCAAAACATACATTAGTAGGTTTACCAAAATGTGTCTTTTCatctgttggtgtgtgtttctgtgtgcagTCAAAGACGTCATGTACATCTGTCCGTTCAGTGGACTTGTTAATGGGACTCTAAACATCACAGACTACAAGCTCTACTTCTTCAGCGTGGAAAGGGTACCGTTGGTTTTGAACTTATAATTGAGATCACTCATGTTCTACTTGTTTATATGCACGTATATATGACAGTGTGATtaatgtcagtgtgtgtgcgcaggacTTCACTCTTGACGTCAACCTCGGAGTCATCAGCCGACTGGAGACCATCACTGTGCCAAATCAGGGTGCGAACACCAAGGGACTGGAGTTGGTCTGCAAGGTAACACTCACACATGTGCGCACTGAAGGAGACCTCTTGGATAGGCAGGTGGTCACTGAAAGTTAATAAATAAAGCAGTATACCTTCTCTTTCTCTGTGCACTGACTGTAAGTTGCTTtggaaagaacaaaagaaagaacatGAACAAGTGTGTTTATGCTTGTCCTCAGGACATGAGGAGTCCTCGCTTTGCCTACAAGACAGAAAACACCAACCCAGATGTGGTGGAACTGCTGGCCAAATACAGCTTCCCTCTGTCCCACAGCATGGTCAGTGGTCATTGTTTGGTTGGCTTGTGGACTTGTAAGATACATCAGCTGTGGTCTAAAGATGACATGGGATGTGTGTTTCCATGTGCTGATGATTGCAGAATAGCTGTTAGATATGTCCACTGTTGTAACTACATGATATTATGCTGCTTTGCTTAAGGAGTAAGTCTGTGATGCACTGTGAGTCCaatttaataatataatgtTTTTTGGAAAAGAACCCATGCCCACATCAATATTTCACCCACTCCACAAATAGAGCAACAAATAACTACATGGATAATTAAATTACAATCGTATTTGAATTTACAAGTCACATTTTGTCAGCTGTCCCCGTCAAATATAATATTGAGGTCCTGCTCTATTTGCCTGTAAATCTGTTGTTTTCATAAGTTATTACAGTGCAATGGATATTATTGCCGGCATTTAGTCGTAAAAccttccccactgtgggaccagTAAAtgatatctaatctaatctaaagaggtttcatgactgaGTTTTCTTTTCCACAGCCACTGTTTGCTTTCTCGTACAAGGAGCAGTTTCCTGTGGACGGCTGGAAGGTTTACGACCCGACAGCTGAGTACAGGCGACAGGTGAGTTCACCTCAACCCCAGAAACTGATTAAAAACAGACGTAATTACATCCATCTATTCTTTTTCTCAAGGGTCTTCCAAATGAGAGCTGGACGATAAGCAAGATGAATGCCAGCTACGAGCTGTGTGACACGTACCCGTCTGTCCTGGTCATCCCCACCAACATAACGGATGAGGAAATTAAGCGGGTTGCCGTTTTCAGAGCCAAACACAGAATACCGGTCAGTCTAGTGCAGGGCGTGCAAATACACTCACTGCAGACACACGAGTCACAGAGGCTATATTTGGTCTTCAGCTCGTACCTTAATCGCTCCCATGAAACGCCTCGGTGCCGAGATGTTTGACTGGTAAAGTCCAGCATGTTTGTCTGGCCTAAGAGCTCAGTTCATAGTTCAACATGGCACAATACATGAGTGCTGACTAATGGGAGAGTTTAAGTTGACAGAATGCTCTTGGATATCCATAAAATGAATCCACACCCATCTGGGACATCAAATTGCTCATTACTGTCCTTGGAGTTTCCTCACATTAAAATCCTTTTTAGTCATGAGATCTCACTTTTCTTTCTCATGCGTGAATTACATTCCATTTCCCCTTATTCTGCGTGTTATTGCTGATCATTATGAGTGTTATGGGCACCATGTGGTGACACCTTGGGAGCTCTTTATCTAAATCCACAATTTATCTCCAAACTATAGTGACAGTAAAAACACGCATGACCATCTGACACTAGTCTGTAGATAGATTTTGTATCTGTCCTTGTTTCATCCGCTCTTTTGTGCCCATCGTGTTTGTTTAGGACTGGAAGTTTAACATCTGTTGTATTAGCTGCCCAGGAAGCACACACAGATGAGGCTGCTTCTTCAGTTTATTGCTTTAGATCTAAATGATGTAGCTGATGTACGGGTGCACTCCCCTGCAGGTCCTGTCGTGGATCCATCCTGAGTCGCAGGCCACTATCATCCGTTGCAGCCAACCTCTCGTCGGACCTTCAGACCGCCGCTGTAAAGAGGACGAGCGTCTCCTCCAGATCATCATGGACGCCAACGCGCAGTCACACAAGCTCACTATCTTCGATGCCAGGCAGAGTAGTGTGGCTGTCACAAACAAGGTGCTTCAATCTGACCCTGAGTTTCGCCTCTCTTTCCGTCTTATTTACGTCTCTTCTCATGAATCCAGACGAAGGACGGAGGTTACGAAAGTGAAAGCTTTTACCCAAACGTGGAGCTGAACTTCCTGGAAATCCCCAACATTCATGTGATGAGGGAGTctctgaggaagatgaaggacgTGGTGTATCCCACCATCGATGAAGCACACTGGCACTCCAATATTGACCAAACCCACTGGTTGGAGTACATTCGTGTGAGTCCAGTTTCCTGTCCTACAATGAAAGCTGGAACAGGTCTCCTATCTCTACGATATCGGGATCAAGCGCAGATTCATCCGGGCAACTAGCATTAGTTCAGTCAAGAAAGCTAGCAAGCGTGCGTCATTTGTGCTTTCTAATTGTGTTGTTTAGCTGCTGCTCTCTGGAGCGGTTAAGATCGCTGACAAGCTGGAGTCCGGCAAAACATCAGTGGTGGTTCACTGCAGCGACGGCTGGGACCGGACTTCGCAGCTCACCTCTCTGGCCATGCTAATGCTGGACAGCTATTACCGCACGCTACAGGGGTTCCAGGTGACAACAATGCAACATCAAACACGGAACACACGGCCACCACATCGTCatgtcatttgtgtgtgtgtgcaggttctGGTGGAGAAGGAGTGGATCAGTTTTGGACACAGGTTTGAAGCTGTAAGCAAGATTTCGATTATGATGCTATTTTGTCAAGTGGAATAGCTGTGACAGACCTAACTGAAGATTATGTTTACGTCTAAAGCTTATGAATGTCTGGAGACCAGTGTTCAAACTGCATATTTAGTCTAAGTCTCTTTACTCTACCGTTGAAGCAACTATTCAGGTGATAATAGCAATTTAAGAGGGTTGTTTACTGGCTGAGCAACTTTGTACTGTCAGGGTAATGGGCAAAAGTGTGATGGCTATTTCCCAACATTATTGGATTTTGAAGGTGCCCTGCAGGAGCTGACTTAACTTCTGTGTCCGTCCTCCACAGCGTGTCGGCCATGGGGACGAGAACCACGCTAACTCAGAACGCTCGCCTCTCTTCGTCCAGTTCGTGGACTGTGTGTGGCAGATGACTCGGCAGGTAAGAGGCGACACACCTCAACGAGCCGCAGCTACTGACATGGCCTCGTCCCTGATCACCTGTCGTTCTCACTCCAGTTCCCTTCAGCCTTTGAGTTCAACGAGCTGTTCCTCATCACGGTTCTGGACCATCTCTACAGCTGTCTATTTGGAACATTCCTGTTCAACAGTGAACAGGAGCGGGCTGCAAAGGTGGGTCACAGCTCTGCTGACCCGGTCGCAACAGCCATCTGAGAAGTTTCTATATTTACTCACAGCATATCAGGATCCACAGACATGGTAGCTCCCAGCTTTAGCAAGCGCACAGTGAGAGGCAGTTCTCGAACGTCACCCACCAACTAAATGCAGGAATCATTCATGTATGTGAAACATCTGGACTTATTACTGGCATTGGGGTTGCAAGTCACATTTTATTCATAGATTAAATCTCACGTTTGCGTGTAAGACGACTgcgaattaaaatgttttatgtgCAAATCTCAGAAATCTTGCATTTTTAAATGACCTCTGGAGGCTGCTTCAAAGGATCTCACGTACTGTACTGTCACAGCAATTTCAGAAATGTTACTGTACTTGTGGTTAAAAGTTCTAGCAGCTATTCAAATGAATTATCACTTGAATCATGCAATTATGCATCACATTCTAtctgccccctgcaggacgTCCAGGGAGAGACGGTGTCTCTGTGGTCGTACATCAACAGGTAAGTTGACGTCTCGCCTCATAAACAGGGGAACTGTCCCtctctgatcatgtgatcatgccGCCCTACAGTCAACCGGAAGAGTTCACCAACCCCTTCTATGTGGACTACCAGAACCAGGTTCTCTGCCCGCTGGTGTCCTCCAGACACCTGGAGCTGTGGAGCAGCTACTACGCCCGCTGGAACCCTCGCATGAGACCACAGGTATGTCTAGCAAGTCACGTGATTCACTTAAAAATATGACTTTAAATTTGTTGTATCGGTTTGAATTGGATCCAATATGTCGATGTATGATATGTTCTGATTTGAAATGTTTGGTTctcaaaaaaaaacttttgtggAACATATGCTTTTTAACTAGTGCTTAATGCTTTATAAATAGTAAGATGATGACAGTTGAACTGgatggtgtgcgtgtgtgttgcagaTGCCAGTGCACCAGACTCTGAAGGATCTTCTGTTCTTGAGAGCTGAGCTCcagaggagggtggaggagctgcagagagaggCCTCCTCCCACTCGCTCTCCTCCCCCGAACACTCCCCGCCCTCCTCTCACACGGGAACCCCACTGCACACCACCGTCTGATGCACACAGTCCGTGTTGTGGAGGGACTTGTTCCTCCATACCAACAAAATATGCAACGTTGACGCGCCaaaagtttatttatgaaatgaaCTAAATTATTTTTACACCTGAAGAGGAGGTGTTGGTTTGCTTTGGCTAGATTTACAAACTGGTCCACAAGATTGTGGGATTTAACGGTGGGTGTCGCTGACAAGTCTAGTTAAGTTAAGGTTGTGAGGGAAGGTGGGCAGGAAACAAATGCCAGCCATGGtttttcagtggaaaaaaagtgttaattTTGCCTTCCGTAGGTGTCACTGTTGTTTACATTGCATGTTCAGTTGTTGCCAAACTGTCAATATAcgtaacacacatacacaaaatgAAACCATCACATATTCTTTCTCATCTGTCTCACTCTTAAACATATGAGATGAATTGGGATTTGTCAGCAAATATCTGTGCATTTTGTATTATattgttctgaggctgaaaaaaatgactatATTTGGGAATGAACAGGTTCTAATTTGAgtatttgaaaaatgtggccaGAGAATACACAACATGGGATGTGAGATCATTTATCATATttctctgggttttttttcaatgtatatATCAATGTTTACTGTTTAATTTATTCCTCCACGCAGGATGTTACTCCTGAGTTGAAGGAACAAGGTGAAGCTGAGGATGGGCATGGTGAATTTAGTTTGCCAACATCTCTCTATATGTTTTGTACATAGCACTATGTGGGTTTACTGttgaacaatatttttgtcTTAAAATACCTTACGTTTGCGTGTACTAAAAGTGTGCTGTATGCAAAACACTGCACCAAGCGATGAAAGATTGTCGTTTGCGCGAACGGTTATGTGAGGCTCACAATTGAGGATCTAAATTCATGAACCTAAGAGCAAAATTGCACCtagaaattgcatttttttagcATGTGTTGAAAGTAGGCgcagtgatttcattttttgctCTAAGCATTTCATGCTGCAAACCTAGAAACAGGCTGATTTTAATGTCTCCAACACATGCCACAGATATTTTAAGGGGCTGGTTTTCAAgccagaagaagaaaatataatTGTTACtgctaaatacattttgattaaaaaacaacaacaacattcaaTTGAGTCACTGAAATAATCAACTCTAATGTGTCTATTTTGACAAAGTTGTCGCCATCTATTCAACAAAGTGGTCTCAGCGCTGCTGGGTCACGTCCAGTGGAAGTATTTCTAATTAAAAGCGTGGGCTTTCACAAGCACTGTGTTTAACTGTCTGATGCTGCCAGTCAGAGGGCCAGATGGGTGGAGAGGAGTGGGCGGGGCTCTGTGTTGCTCAACTCAAATACAGagtaacttttgtttttctcctagATCTAATTGGTTTTTTCTccagaatttaagaatgaagtcAAAAAGTCCAGAAAGGGCACTTGTCTCAAGAGAGGGAAAGGGTCTGGTACGCGAGCACCACCAGGGGTCTATCGATGTTCCCGACTCATGCAATCTCAGTATAACCCAGGCCATGAAAATGGTTCTGCCTCTCGTGCAAAATTAGTACACGCAAACTAAGACCTTTGACCATGTATTCGTCCCTCACTCACCAGTGTTCCTAACCTATTGTTCTCACGCGACTGTCCTATGTGCCGTCACCACTCATGGATGCAGCAATACAACACGACACAATCCGGCCGATCACGTCCACAACACTCATCCTGTGCCATTCATTTACTCCACTCGTGTTATTTTGTTACCGCTTGGTGTTTGTTACTTTTGACATTTCCcgcaaacaaaaataaaaaacaggaaTTCAAACTGTTTCTGGTCcatattattttattagttaATATTGGAACCATGATCATAACAAGAGTTGTAGtattgaagaagaagagaaacagGTCACTAGCCCACATCAAGCTAAACTGAATATTCAGTctgagaagaaggaaaaaacttGATTCGCGTTTACAGTCAGAAGGATAAAAAACATGCAGTCATGTGTGTTTCAGCTGGATCGCGTGTGTGCCGCCTTTTGGAGATGCAAACCTCTGTAGTCCTCGAGGTCTGTGCCCCCTGTGGTTATGATTTTAAAGTGAATTACAAAAAAATCCAAAGTGCGATATTTTGGTGTTGACATTGCGCAAATACTTCATTTTCCTCCACAAAACCTCACAGTTTGATCGCCCTCTATCTTTGTCCCTCAAAGTAACCTTGGCAACTGTGACAGGGAACTTGATTCCATGTTATGGGTCAGCATCAAACTCTTCGACATGAACAGTGGCAACTAGACCTGCAGGACATAAACCCCATAACTGCAAAGTAGACACAGCCACACCATCAGGTTCTGGCTCAAGGTCTTTCCTTTGAAGCCATTTAGCAGATGTGTGAAAAGGAGGCGGTACCAGCTCTGCTCTCAGTGTCCACCAAGTGTGTGGTCATGACTGCGCCTCTTGATCGATGCCAAACTGGTAATCACTCCTCCCCCTCAGTGTTAGCTCTCCCAAACATCTCCCTGAACACAGGGTCAAAAGGCAACTCTCACAGAGCTCCAACAACCTCCACTATGGAGTAGATTCCAGGCCACTGACAAAGAACAAGCACACATGCATGAACCCCCGACATGGAGCAGCCCCACTGCCAGTCACATTTTAAGGCAAGTCTGCAACACCAGATAAGAACAAGTGGGTACATTCAGATTCCTGTTGCTGGCTGATGTTTTCATCTGGATGGTGAAAGGCAACTATCCGCTGTTTTTTGGTGAATTTCTGCTACAAAACTTGGTGATGATGAACCCGGGTCTTTACATTCATTACCGGACGAGTTGGAGTTTGTGGATTTGTTGTCAGTTTTGGTCAGCGTGTGGCGCGTTGAGACGAATGGAGAGTAACGGCAGACCATCGGGAAAGCAGCATTTCTACAAAAAGTGCAGCTGTTAGCAAAAGTTGTCACGTACAAATTGTTGTAGATAAGGTTAacgtgtaaacacacacacacacactgaaggatCAGTTGTCATCACACACTGTCgagtaaaaacagagtaaataGCGTAAATCTAGAGCACTCGCCACGACACGATTCACTATCCTAGAGCCATCTACACAGCACACTTGCTTTTTACTGTACATGAGCGGTGTCCCCCATTAAACAGTCTTTTTAACCCCACCACAGACAGCGTTGTCGTACTTGGTACACAGGCTTCGTAACTTTTTGTTTCTGATGCAGCCATTGCTGTGGTTTTAGTGAGTGAGCCCTAACTGCTTTGTTTCCGGTTTGTGCTTCTACTCGACGCTTATGTTTCGAGTGAAAACATGCCATTTGTGACTATCGTCGTCTAGTGAAATGTCTGAAGGTTTTAAAAGTGCAACCACTGAAAAACAGTTTCAACCACACTAACATACGCGGTGCAAAGAATAGAAGCCGTACTGCAGCAGTTGTATTCTCCTGCTAACCTACCCATGATTTTTGGATGCTACGTCAAAGGCTGCTAGCTCAACTCCTCATTCAGGTTAGTCGCTCAAGGTCAGGCGCGGAAGCTCGACAACAAATCTGCTTGCTactcattaaaaaaagcaagAGCTTTGCTTCATACAAAGACAAAGTGGCAACTTCCATCCACCGCAGAAGGATTCAAATAAATAAGGCAACTTTGTATATTcagataaacaacaacaacaggaggaagaggaagctaAATATCAGTATTGGTGTGAAAAGTGACAGTAACCCTGGTTCTAAGAGTGCCGGGTGTTACCATACGCTAAAGAAAGTGGTAATATCAGTattcattcacaaacacacGTTCTGTTAAATATGTCACATCTTGCAGGAAAAAGCACGCAACATGGAGGGTCGCTAATGCAACAGCTTAACTAAACATTGTCAACTAcacctgttttttgttttgtttttcttagttGTCTagattggtaaaaaaaaaaaaaaacaggacacgTTCACACCAGAGGAGGAGTCAAGGGTCGCACATACTTCACTGGGTGACTCTGCACCACTTCATCTTTTATAAAAGAAACCCAGAATGCGACGCAATCTAATGTCACTAGTACGATGGTGACAGACCATCAAAAATCCCAGTAGATCATTTAAGACCttaagaaatacattttccctttgCTCTTTAGCAACATGACTGAATTCGCTGAGTCACATGCGGCCCAATACTTTGCTCCTCCTCTGGCGTGACAACAGAAGACCAGAACTAGTCCAGAGCTATACTGATCAAAACAGGTGAAAAGAGATGGCTTCAACCTGAACCAACATCACATTCTCATTATCACAAAGACATATATTCCAGTACTCcaggtctgtgtttgtgtgggatggggggcgcacacacacacacaaagagaaaaATCTTGATAC encodes:
- the mtmr1a gene encoding myotubularin-related protein 1a isoform X2, whose amino-acid sequence is MDKQPGAAGVPDGSGPNRKPWTPASCSPVPGEAPESPSGSHVEWCKQLIAATISSQIAGPQEMVNRDNKGWRRPELRDSLDDGLCYQGDSDSEQLPNASNLPALRYGAQVKMTQNQVPLLPGENIQTSVKDVMYICPFSGLVNGTLNITDYKLYFFSVERDFTLDVNLGVISRLETITVPNQGANTKGLELVCKDMRSPRFAYKTENTNPDVVELLAKYSFPLSHSMPLFAFSYKEQFPVDGWKVYDPTAEYRRQGLPNESWTISKMNASYELCDTYPSVLVIPTNITDEEIKRVAVFRAKHRIPVLSWIHPESQATIIRCSQPLVGPSDRRCKEDERLLQIIMDANAQSHKLTIFDARQSSVAVTNKTKDGGYESESFYPNVELNFLEIPNIHVMRESLRKMKDVVYPTIDEAHWHSNIDQTHWLEYIRLLLSGAVKIADKLESGKTSVVVHCSDGWDRTSQLTSLAMLMLDSYYRTLQGFQVLVEKEWISFGHRFEARVGHGDENHANSERSPLFVQFVDCVWQMTRQFPSAFEFNELFLITVLDHLYSCLFGTFLFNSEQERAAKDVQGETVSLWSYINSQPEEFTNPFYVDYQNQVLCPLVSSRHLELWSSYYARWNPRMRPQMPVHQTLKDLLFLRAELQRRVEELQREASSHSLSSPEHSPPSSHTGTPLHTTV
- the mtmr1a gene encoding myotubularin-related protein 1a isoform X3; its protein translation is MDKQPGAAGVPDGSGPNRKPWTPASCSPVPGEAPESPSGSHVEWCKQLIAATISSQIAGPQEMVNRDNKVTRKANSLDSLDDGLCYQGDSDSEQLPNASNLPALRYGAQVKMTQNQVPLLPGENIQTSVKDVMYICPFSGLVNGTLNITDYKLYFFSVERDFTLDVNLGVISRLETITVPNQGANTKGLELVCKDMRSPRFAYKTENTNPDVVELLAKYSFPLSHSMPLFAFSYKEQFPVDGWKVYDPTAEYRRQGLPNESWTISKMNASYELCDTYPSVLVIPTNITDEEIKRVAVFRAKHRIPVLSWIHPESQATIIRCSQPLVGPSDRRCKEDERLLQIIMDANAQSHKLTIFDARQSSVAVTNKTKDGGYESESFYPNVELNFLEIPNIHVMRESLRKMKDVVYPTIDEAHWHSNIDQTHWLEYIRLLLSGAVKIADKLESGKTSVVVHCSDGWDRTSQLTSLAMLMLDSYYRTLQGFQVLVEKEWISFGHRFEARVGHGDENHANSERSPLFVQFVDCVWQMTRQFPSAFEFNELFLITVLDHLYSCLFGTFLFNSEQERAAKDVQGETVSLWSYINSQPEEFTNPFYVDYQNQVLCPLVSSRHLELWSSYYARWNPRMRPQMPVHQTLKDLLFLRAELQRRVEELQREASSHSLSSPEHSPPSSHTGTPLHTTV
- the mtmr1a gene encoding myotubularin-related protein 1a isoform X1, encoding MDKQPGAAGVPDGSGPNRKPWTPASCSPVPGEAPESPSGSHVEWCKQLIAATISSQIAGPQEMVNRDNKGWRRPELRVTRKANSLDSLDDGLCYQGDSDSEQLPNASNLPALRYGAQVKMTQNQVPLLPGENIQTSVKDVMYICPFSGLVNGTLNITDYKLYFFSVERDFTLDVNLGVISRLETITVPNQGANTKGLELVCKDMRSPRFAYKTENTNPDVVELLAKYSFPLSHSMPLFAFSYKEQFPVDGWKVYDPTAEYRRQGLPNESWTISKMNASYELCDTYPSVLVIPTNITDEEIKRVAVFRAKHRIPVLSWIHPESQATIIRCSQPLVGPSDRRCKEDERLLQIIMDANAQSHKLTIFDARQSSVAVTNKTKDGGYESESFYPNVELNFLEIPNIHVMRESLRKMKDVVYPTIDEAHWHSNIDQTHWLEYIRLLLSGAVKIADKLESGKTSVVVHCSDGWDRTSQLTSLAMLMLDSYYRTLQGFQVLVEKEWISFGHRFEARVGHGDENHANSERSPLFVQFVDCVWQMTRQFPSAFEFNELFLITVLDHLYSCLFGTFLFNSEQERAAKDVQGETVSLWSYINSQPEEFTNPFYVDYQNQVLCPLVSSRHLELWSSYYARWNPRMRPQMPVHQTLKDLLFLRAELQRRVEELQREASSHSLSSPEHSPPSSHTGTPLHTTV
- the mtmr1a gene encoding myotubularin-related protein 1a isoform X6; this translates as MDKQPGAAGVPDGSGPNRKPWTPASCSPVPGEAPESPSGSHVEWCKQLIAATISSQIAGPQEMVNRDNKVTRKANSLNLPALRYGAQVKMTQNQVPLLPGENIQTSVKDVMYICPFSGLVNGTLNITDYKLYFFSVERDFTLDVNLGVISRLETITVPNQGANTKGLELVCKDMRSPRFAYKTENTNPDVVELLAKYSFPLSHSMPLFAFSYKEQFPVDGWKVYDPTAEYRRQGLPNESWTISKMNASYELCDTYPSVLVIPTNITDEEIKRVAVFRAKHRIPVLSWIHPESQATIIRCSQPLVGPSDRRCKEDERLLQIIMDANAQSHKLTIFDARQSSVAVTNKTKDGGYESESFYPNVELNFLEIPNIHVMRESLRKMKDVVYPTIDEAHWHSNIDQTHWLEYIRLLLSGAVKIADKLESGKTSVVVHCSDGWDRTSQLTSLAMLMLDSYYRTLQGFQVLVEKEWISFGHRFEARVGHGDENHANSERSPLFVQFVDCVWQMTRQFPSAFEFNELFLITVLDHLYSCLFGTFLFNSEQERAAKDVQGETVSLWSYINSQPEEFTNPFYVDYQNQVLCPLVSSRHLELWSSYYARWNPRMRPQMPVHQTLKDLLFLRAELQRRVEELQREASSHSLSSPEHSPPSSHTGTPLHTTV
- the mtmr1a gene encoding myotubularin-related protein 1a isoform X5, with product MDKQPGAAGVPDGSGPNRKPWTPASCSPVPGEAPESPSGSHVEWCKQLIAATISSQIAGPQEMVNRDNKGWRRPELRVTRKANSLNLPALRYGAQVKMTQNQVPLLPGENIQTSVKDVMYICPFSGLVNGTLNITDYKLYFFSVERDFTLDVNLGVISRLETITVPNQGANTKGLELVCKDMRSPRFAYKTENTNPDVVELLAKYSFPLSHSMPLFAFSYKEQFPVDGWKVYDPTAEYRRQGLPNESWTISKMNASYELCDTYPSVLVIPTNITDEEIKRVAVFRAKHRIPVLSWIHPESQATIIRCSQPLVGPSDRRCKEDERLLQIIMDANAQSHKLTIFDARQSSVAVTNKTKDGGYESESFYPNVELNFLEIPNIHVMRESLRKMKDVVYPTIDEAHWHSNIDQTHWLEYIRLLLSGAVKIADKLESGKTSVVVHCSDGWDRTSQLTSLAMLMLDSYYRTLQGFQVLVEKEWISFGHRFEARVGHGDENHANSERSPLFVQFVDCVWQMTRQFPSAFEFNELFLITVLDHLYSCLFGTFLFNSEQERAAKDVQGETVSLWSYINSQPEEFTNPFYVDYQNQVLCPLVSSRHLELWSSYYARWNPRMRPQMPVHQTLKDLLFLRAELQRRVEELQREASSHSLSSPEHSPPSSHTGTPLHTTV